In Rutidosis leptorrhynchoides isolate AG116_Rl617_1_P2 unplaced genomic scaffold, CSIRO_AGI_Rlap_v1 contig249, whole genome shotgun sequence, the sequence AACCCAATGAAAATAGAGTCATCGATTATGCAGTTTTTACTCGTTTAAGATATCTTTTACAGTTGTAGCCAATGAAAATATTGGcaatagaaaataaaaaaatagcCATTGATATTTGTCTCTTATTGTTTTGTTGTCCTGGGACAATGCCAAGGATACAATATTTATTTATTCTTGATATGCACGCTATTGCAGCCTAAGATAAGTCTTATATATGTAATATTTTGTTGTTAGGCTGCTCCGGACGGCTGTCATGGAACAATGCCAAGGATACAGAAAGATCAGGTAATTCGACTAAATTAATTTCAAGGTTTTTTGTTTAGATTACAGAAAGATCTGGTAATTCAATTTCCTGCGAATTCAAAGCTTAAAACTATGTTAAATGTTCTGTTAAGTGATAGTTAGCTACAGTATTTACTTACTAAACTACATCTGCCAAATGAAGGAATTTATGAAACTTTCACATGATGTGTCTCTTTTGCAGTGATAAATGGCAAGGGACGATGAAACGTGTGTATCATCGTCTCGATGTGCCTACCAGGTTTTCTTGAGTTTTCGAGGTGCAGATACGCGAAAGAACTTCACCGACCATCTTTACCATGTTTTGAAACGTGAAGGAGTCCATACTTACAGAGACGATGAAGAAATTGTTAGAGGGGAAGCTATTAAGTGTGAACTTGAAAAGGCAATCAAACAATCAAAAGTTTTCGTCATAGTTATATCGGAAAATCACGCATCTTCAAGTTGGTGTCTTGATGAGCTTGTCATGATCATGGAAAAGAAGAGAGCGACTCAAAATACTGTCTTACCAGTTTTCTACCGTGTCGATCCAGCTGATATTAGATGGCATCAGGTTACTTTTGTGAAATCATTTGTTAAGCATGAGAAGAGATTGGAGAATGAGAAAGACAAGATTGAAAAGTGAAGGTCTGCTCTTAAGGAAGTTGCAGATCTTTCAGGGATGGATTCAAATAATAGGTGACTAATTCAACATTTAAAAAGCTTAATATTCTTCATTTAATTTAAATCTTAACCACATATGATGTTCTACTTTGCACTTTAACTTTAATTTTTATTTGTAGGCATGAGGCAGACTTTATTCAAGATATAGTGCGAGAGGTACAAAAGAAGTTAGAATAACCGATACTTAATGTTCCAACCCACATTGTCGGAAGAGATTCCTTAACAAAACGCATTAACAATTGGTTAAATGATGGGTCAAAACAATTTGGAATTGCAATAATATATGGGATTGGTGGAATCGGGAAGACGACTGTTGCCAAGACTGTTTACAACCATAATGTGGAGAGATTTGATGGTGGTAGC encodes:
- the LOC139882265 gene encoding disease resistance protein RPV1-like; the protein is MARDDETCVSSSRCAYQVFLSFRGADTRKNFTDHLYHVLKREGVHTYRDDEEIVRGEAIKCELEKAIKQSKVFVIVISENHASSSWCLDELVMIMEKKRATQNTVLPVFYRVDPADIRWHQVTFVKSFVKHEKRLENEKDKIEKHEADFIQDIVRETTVAKTVYNHNVERFDGGSFLADIRDAAKETSSLIRIQKKLLSDILKRPVEGTKSVKGITLDFSWLKADQSEEGNVDADTFRKLQNVKLLNLNYGNVIGNLKNFPKNLIWLCWNGFSSE